One uncultured Caproiciproducens sp. DNA segment encodes these proteins:
- a CDS encoding ubiquitin-like domain-containing protein: MKNAMKRVVALAIMITITISSVITVTAATCNAVIDYNGEKKTVQLYSDKTSEILAAANIKVGEKDLVVRSTEQTPGGEIQITVKSAVQTDVAVDGTVKTVTLHYGDTVALALSKASVTLGKNDVATPAPAAKVAEETDIQIERKFDVSITADGQTKSALVSEGTVAEALAEAGVVLGSEDIVSVKKDAAVSEGMKISVARVTYKDVATTQAIAFQNKNETSSSLYKGQRKIKEPGKSGSQSVVTRQKLVEGKVAASEVVSKTVLEEPVDQVTVVGTKKKTAGAAVINGDGTITDQNGNTIAYKKYISGRCTGYTGGGTTSTGRAAAFGLVAVNPNIIPYGSKLYICSPNGKVVYGYAIAADTGGGVMDGRIVADLYFDSVGQCRSFGVRNMNIYVL; encoded by the coding sequence TTGAAAAACGCAATGAAAAGAGTGGTTGCACTTGCAATCATGATTACAATCACAATCAGCTCTGTCATCACTGTAACGGCAGCAACATGCAACGCGGTGATTGATTATAACGGAGAGAAAAAAACCGTACAGCTGTACAGCGACAAGACCAGCGAAATCCTTGCCGCGGCCAATATAAAGGTTGGGGAAAAGGATCTTGTTGTCCGCAGTACGGAACAAACCCCGGGCGGGGAAATCCAGATTACCGTTAAGAGCGCAGTACAAACCGACGTTGCCGTGGACGGCACAGTAAAAACCGTCACGCTGCATTATGGCGACACCGTGGCACTGGCGCTTTCAAAGGCATCCGTGACACTGGGAAAAAATGACGTAGCTACTCCGGCGCCTGCGGCGAAGGTCGCCGAAGAAACGGACATTCAAATTGAAAGAAAATTCGACGTCAGCATTACTGCAGACGGGCAGACAAAGTCTGCGCTTGTAAGCGAGGGCACCGTTGCCGAAGCATTGGCCGAGGCCGGCGTTGTGCTTGGCAGCGAGGACATTGTCAGCGTGAAGAAGGATGCTGCGGTCAGCGAGGGGATGAAAATCTCCGTCGCAAGGGTTACCTATAAAGATGTTGCTACAACACAGGCCATTGCATTTCAGAACAAAAATGAAACCAGCAGCAGTCTTTATAAAGGCCAGCGTAAAATTAAGGAACCCGGGAAAAGCGGGAGCCAGTCCGTCGTTACCCGTCAGAAGCTGGTGGAAGGCAAAGTCGCCGCCAGTGAGGTGGTCAGCAAAACCGTGCTTGAAGAACCGGTTGACCAGGTGACGGTTGTTGGGACGAAAAAGAAAACGGCCGGTGCCGCGGTTATCAACGGTGACGGAACCATTACCGATCAAAACGGAAACACCATTGCCTACAAAAAATATATTTCCGGCAGATGTACCGGATACACCGGCGGCGGCACTACTTCAACCGGCAGAGCGGCTGCGTTCGGTCTGGTAGCGGTCAATCCGAACATTATTCCGTACGGAAGCAAGCTGTATATCTGCTCCCCGAACGGAAAAGTCGTTTACGGCTACGCCATCGCGGCGGACACCGGCGGCGGGGTCATGGACGGGCGGATTGTTGCCGACTTATATTTTGACTCGGTTGGCCAGTGCAGAAGCTTCGGCGTACGCAATATGAACATTTACGTTCTGTAA
- a CDS encoding pentapeptide repeat-containing protein — protein sequence MIKTEEPKISEHLIEHSDLEEVIRKAQEEEQDVKGYHFLSVSLNGAAEEGSDFLNCFFENCRLMESAFENLYFADVVFSNCDLSNADFSKCLLRRVRFENCKALGTNFSEAVLDNVVIQNSVCTYTNFTSAKMKSCRFQENDFSNGSFQQCSFKLTAFQKCNLAESEFLHAPLKGIDFTTCEIDGILLSGAELQGAVVTAVQACDLSRYLGLIIR from the coding sequence ATGATAAAAACAGAAGAACCAAAAATATCGGAACATTTAATCGAACACAGCGATCTTGAGGAAGTTATTCGGAAAGCGCAGGAAGAAGAACAGGATGTGAAGGGCTATCACTTTTTAAGTGTATCGCTAAATGGAGCGGCAGAGGAAGGCTCCGACTTTCTGAACTGCTTCTTTGAAAACTGCCGGTTGATGGAAAGCGCGTTTGAAAATCTGTATTTTGCGGATGTTGTTTTCAGCAACTGCGATCTGTCCAATGCCGACTTTTCAAAATGTCTGCTGCGCAGGGTACGGTTTGAAAACTGCAAAGCGCTGGGAACCAATTTTTCAGAGGCGGTTCTCGACAACGTTGTCATACAGAACAGCGTCTGCACCTATACGAATTTTACTTCCGCAAAAATGAAAAGCTGCCGGTTCCAGGAAAACGATTTTTCAAACGGAAGCTTTCAGCAATGCAGCTTTAAGTTGACAGCGTTTCAAAAATGCAATTTGGCAGAGTCGGAATTCCTTCATGCGCCGCTCAAAGGAATTGATTTTACAACCTGTGAGATCGATGGCATCCTGCTTTCCGGCGCAGAATTGCAGGGGGCGGTTGTCACGGCGGTGCAGGCCTGTGACCTGTCCCGATACCTTGGATTAATTATAAGATAG
- a CDS encoding helix-turn-helix domain-containing protein: MMDDGMKTEQCPVAYALRQIGGKWKLPILWSLSRNGVLRYSELRRSVSGITNMMLSQSLKELEKNGLITRIQYMEMPPHVEYSLTPSGENLMPALNELAAWGTEQMNFGGPKNLQEEKETK; encoded by the coding sequence ATGATGGATGACGGGATGAAAACGGAGCAATGTCCGGTTGCCTACGCCCTACGGCAGATCGGCGGAAAATGGAAACTTCCGATTTTGTGGTCGCTTAGCCGGAACGGGGTTTTAAGGTACAGCGAGTTGAGAAGGAGCGTTTCCGGCATCACCAATATGATGCTGTCGCAATCATTGAAGGAACTGGAAAAGAACGGGCTGATTACCCGGATTCAGTATATGGAAATGCCGCCGCACGTCGAATATTCACTGACCCCGTCGGGTGAAAACCTGATGCCCGCACTGAACGAGCTTGCCGCATGGGGAACAGAACAAATGAATTTCGGCGGGCCGAAAAATTTACAGGAGGAAAAGGAAACGAAATGA
- a CDS encoding pyridoxamine 5'-phosphate oxidase family protein has translation MDEVLQFLTENSTFYLATVEGDLPKVRPFGFVMKCDGKICFCTNNQKNVYKQMKANPNIEISAATNDGKWLRLKGKAVFCTSKEKRQAALTAAPYLSRMYSVDDAIFEIFYIDQAEATFSNMKGESRTVRF, from the coding sequence ATGGACGAAGTTCTTCAATTTTTAACGGAAAATTCAACTTTTTATCTCGCTACGGTGGAGGGCGATCTCCCAAAAGTGCGCCCGTTCGGTTTCGTTATGAAATGCGACGGAAAGATCTGTTTTTGCACTAACAATCAGAAGAATGTATATAAGCAGATGAAGGCAAATCCCAACATTGAAATTTCAGCCGCCACAAATGACGGAAAGTGGCTGCGTTTAAAAGGCAAAGCCGTTTTCTGCACCAGCAAAGAGAAAAGACAGGCCGCGCTGACGGCGGCGCCTTATCTCAGCAGAATGTACAGTGTGGACGATGCTATTTTTGAAATCTTTTATATTGACCAGGCTGAAGCAACGTTCAGCAATATGAAGGGCGAGTCCAGAACCGTCAGGTTTTAA
- a CDS encoding DUF1648 domain-containing protein, producing the protein MSRPKIELPYSRLEKLIQILSFFSLLVLIGLTVFSMIHLPGRIPTHFGASGRADGWGGKGSLLMLPVMAVILYVAMTILERFPWAYNYAVEITEENAAYQYKLGRQMLEWIKCIIIVIFLYLQWQTEQVARGLSAGLGAWFLPVSMLALFGGLGFGIYKMIKHK; encoded by the coding sequence ATGTCGAGGCCGAAAATCGAACTGCCCTACAGCCGGCTCGAGAAGTTGATACAGATATTGTCCTTTTTTTCCCTGCTTGTATTGATTGGCTTAACCGTTTTTTCGATGATTCATCTTCCGGGAAGAATTCCAACCCATTTCGGGGCCAGCGGCCGGGCGGACGGGTGGGGAGGAAAAGGATCGTTGCTTATGCTCCCCGTCATGGCGGTCATACTCTACGTGGCAATGACCATCCTCGAAAGATTTCCTTGGGCTTATAACTACGCGGTCGAAATCACCGAAGAAAATGCGGCATATCAATATAAGTTGGGCCGTCAGATGCTCGAATGGATAAAATGTATCATTATCGTGATTTTTCTTTACTTACAGTGGCAAACCGAACAGGTTGCAAGGGGCTTATCCGCCGGGCTTGGCGCGTGGTTCCTGCCTGTTTCCATGCTTGCTCTTTTTGGGGGATTGGGCTTCGGCATTTATAAAATGATCAAGCACAAATAG
- a CDS encoding MerR family transcriptional regulator — MRAVKQVSELTGISVRTLQYYDEIGLFKPSEVTESGYRMYDDDALEVLQQILFFKELDFSLKDIKLILENPKFDKHKAFENQKDLIQAKRDRLDRLLKLLDKLVKGEKCMSFKEFDMSEYFNALETFKNEHTDEVTKYWGSVDKFNEFIEKGKSKESEIAKMAIKEFGSIEKYTEAMKKNLGNSTAIMEGFDTIKNNLDYYMSKTNELMERLTSDLSKDPSSNEVQEIVEEMDTMNKETSKIAKMDLGDNYWGLMSDLYLSNPSYIKVTDKKYGIGASEFIGRALKVYAAR; from the coding sequence ATGAGAGCGGTAAAACAAGTTTCTGAACTGACGGGCATAAGTGTCCGTACTTTACAATATTATGATGAAATAGGTTTGTTTAAGCCGAGTGAAGTAACAGAATCGGGTTACAGAATGTATGATGACGATGCCTTGGAAGTGTTACAGCAAATTTTATTTTTCAAAGAATTGGATTTTTCTTTAAAAGATATAAAGTTAATTCTGGAAAATCCTAAGTTTGACAAACACAAGGCGTTTGAAAATCAGAAAGACCTGATTCAAGCAAAACGTGACAGGCTTGACCGTTTATTAAAATTATTAGACAAACTTGTAAAAGGAGAAAAGTGTATGAGTTTTAAAGAATTTGATATGAGTGAATATTTTAATGCATTGGAAACATTTAAAAATGAACATACGGATGAGGTAACTAAATATTGGGGCAGCGTAGATAAATTTAATGAATTTATAGAAAAAGGCAAATCCAAGGAATCTGAGATTGCCAAAATGGCGATCAAAGAGTTTGGAAGCATAGAAAAATATACGGAAGCTATGAAGAAAAATCTTGGCAATTCTACAGCGATCATGGAAGGATTTGATACAATAAAAAATAATTTGGATTATTATATGAGTAAAACAAATGAATTAATGGAAAGGCTGACGTCCGATTTAAGCAAAGACCCTTCTTCAAACGAGGTTCAGGAAATTGTTGAAGAAATGGATACCATGAACAAAGAAACGTCCAAAATTGCAAAAATGGATCTGGGAGACAACTATTGGGGCCTTATGTCGGACCTTTATTTATCAAATCCTTCATATATAAAAGTAACGGATAAGAAATACGGGATAGGAGCGTCCGAATTTATTGGCAGGGCATTAAAGGTATACGCAGCAAGATGA
- a CDS encoding DNRLRE domain-containing protein: protein MPSISINIPNTTFVSSSLPNNNMNFYPVMYIGTDPSYQSCNGLLQFALPALPVTSVDSAVVQFSLIAKDQAEPSVVVVNRATSSFSTSTVTYNTQPTYTATASQVSVNQSDLYQRVSIDITSLVNNWLAGTYVNDGIVLTCSGGAVQFATNAIVYEPYFPTLTLTYSSTPSSDNSAFSFIYAQLSNILQQLMTLYPDKVMTIYTSGAYYLQGIPYEFYASPDATYGTIAVLSEGGGYASVPITNISAITVANSLYDPSISYLPAPVFAPGCDKNVVTSIHDYLPVFTNATLDLNTLVTTAGLIYKNEYGMLVKASDMDGTNPVFVPVWSISAIETATPIPNIEAGSAPNIISVVKSGDHVGTSITERIEI from the coding sequence ATGCCAAGCATTTCAATCAATATACCAAATACAACATTTGTATCGTCATCACTGCCAAATAACAATATGAATTTTTACCCGGTTATGTATATCGGGACAGACCCAAGTTATCAAAGCTGCAACGGACTTTTGCAGTTTGCGCTGCCGGCACTGCCGGTTACGTCGGTTGACAGCGCCGTGGTGCAGTTCTCGCTTATTGCCAAAGATCAGGCGGAGCCGAGTGTGGTGGTGGTCAACCGGGCGACCTCTTCCTTTTCAACCTCCACGGTAACCTACAATACGCAGCCAACGTATACCGCGACCGCGTCGCAGGTTTCCGTGAATCAATCCGATTTGTACCAGAGGGTCAGCATTGACATCACGAGCCTGGTGAACAACTGGCTGGCTGGAACCTATGTCAACGACGGCATCGTTCTCACTTGCTCCGGCGGGGCGGTTCAGTTCGCTACGAACGCAATCGTCTACGAACCATATTTTCCAACGCTGACTTTGACCTATTCCAGCACGCCGTCTTCCGACAACAGTGCATTCTCTTTTATTTATGCTCAGCTGTCCAATATTCTCCAGCAATTAATGACGTTGTATCCTGACAAGGTCATGACGATCTATACGTCGGGAGCCTATTATCTACAGGGAATCCCTTATGAATTTTATGCATCACCCGATGCCACCTATGGAACAATCGCCGTACTGTCGGAAGGCGGCGGATACGCTTCTGTTCCAATTACGAATATCTCCGCGATAACAGTTGCCAACAGTTTATATGATCCTTCCATCTCGTATCTGCCCGCGCCCGTCTTCGCGCCCGGCTGCGATAAGAACGTGGTTACCAGCATTCACGACTATCTCCCTGTTTTCACGAACGCAACCCTGGATCTGAACACATTGGTTACCACGGCCGGTCTGATCTATAAAAATGAATACGGTATGCTTGTAAAAGCCAGCGATATGGACGGTACCAATCCGGTATTTGTTCCTGTATGGAGTATTTCCGCCATTGAGACTGCTACACCGATCCCGAACATCGAGGCCGGTTCTGCACCGAATATAATTTCTGTCGTCAAATCCGGGGACCATGTGGGAACAAGCATAACGGAACGGATCGAAATTTAA